In Natranaerobius thermophilus JW/NM-WN-LF, the genomic stretch GGCTAAAATTTTTAATGCTGGAAATATGGTTACAAAAAAAAGTATAATTGCCCCTGCCATTGTGACACTGTTAGTTAAAACTAAGGATGCTCCCATGACAGTTTCAACAGCATCTGATAGTGCTTTACCAATCACCGGTATAAAAGAACCTGTTAAAAACTTTGCCGCTCTAATACTTATACCATCTGCAACGGCGCCACCTACTCCCTGCAATCCCATGATTCCGATAAAGATAGTTAGAAAGAATCCAATTGCCGTAATACTGATGTTTTGGAACAAACCTGCAAGAGAAGATACCTTGAATTTGGGATTAAGGTGACTTATTACACTTAAAACTGCTGAAAAAAGTAATAATGGGAAAATCACATTATTGATCAAGGTACTAAAAGTGTTTATTAAGAAAATTGAGATCGGATGGAAAATAGCAACTGTTGTAACTGCCCCCATAGATGCTAATAAAGTTAATAACAGCGGAACCATGGCCAAGATGATATCCACCATACTTGAAACTGCTTCTCTACCAATGTCGACAGCTAGATAAAAACTCTGTAGTGCAATAATCACTACAGCAAAGTAAATTACGGTATGGGCAAGACGAGCAACTTTTTCATTGGCAAAGGCTCCTTGTAGAGCTGTCAACAAAGCAGCTATTACAGTTAGAACAATGACTTTTCCAAGTAATCTGAAATTTACAATGACTTCGTGTAGAAAGAACTGTAATAGACCTGAAAATACTTGAGCTAGTGAAAAACCTTCTTCTTCACCAACTATCATATAAAATAAATCTCTAAATGATAGGTCGGGTATATATTCTGACATTTCCTGATCTAGCTCTTCCCAGTGATCCCTTAATTGATCAATTTCTGGCTGATCCATGATTTGATCTAGCTCGTCCTCCATTTGCTCTTCCGCAGTTGTTTCACCTCCTGTATCACCACTTATTGGTGAAGGAACCAATAATATATACAAGATTATTAACAAAAGTATTATTTTTCTCTGGCGAAACTTTTTAAAGTTCATAAGCCAATAACATCCTTCCATGATTAATTAAATCTAGAGTATTTAAGAAGGTAGTAATGTTAATACGGTCTCTAAGATCATTAAAACTAACGGTACAGCTAAAAGCATAATGGCGATTTTACCCGCTAACTCAATTTTTTTTGCAATAGTTCCCTCACCCGCGTCATTACAAACTTGAGCACCGAATTCAGTAATATAAGCTATTCCAACAATTTTCAACAATGTATCCATGTAGGCCAAGTCTAAATTAGCCTGTACAGTTAACTCTTCTAAAACTGTTAATATCGAATGTAGGGGCTCTATAACTTTTAAAAAAATCATAATTCCTGCTCCCATTGATAGTAAAATAGCTAACTCTTTGCGCTGTTGTCTTAAAATTACAATTAATACTGTTGCAATAAAACCAAAACCTACAATTTGCACTATATCCATATCAATACACCCCGAATACTTGACGAACTGTTTCAAACAAATCAGCAAGTAACTGGATAATCATAAAAAGTACTATTATTACGCCAGCTAAATTTACGTAAGTTGTAACTTCTTGCCTATCCAATATATTTAAAACTGGATTTAATACTGCTAAAATCATTCCTACCCCAGCTATTTTGAACAATAAATCAATGTCCAGTTCATACATCAGTATACCTCCCAGCTACCAAATTAGTATTACCAGCATGAGGCCTGCCAGAACACCGAGGTATCGCCACATGCGTTCATTTTTCCTTTGATCTTCCATTGCAATTTTTTGATTAGCTCTAATATGGGAAAGACATAACTCAACTTGCTTTAACTGCTCCCCAGAATCACTTTTCCCTAAATAACTAGCAAAGTTCTCTAAGACCTGCCAATCTTCTTCATTAATGCTCAATTCATGTTGTAATTGTTGCTTAGTTTTATAGAAAGCTTCTTCAGGTGTAACACCATTATGTTTTAAGTGTTCATTAACTCTGTGAAATATTTTCCCAGCCCCTTTAGGAAATCTTCGGCCAATTTTAGATAATAATTCAGGAAGGGGTACAGCAGCATAATTAATTTCTGAGCCGGTCATTTCTAATAAAACTTCCAATTGTCTCAATAGTTTTGGCCTCATCTTATATTTGTGTGCCACTTGATTTCCTAAGGCCATAGTTGAAAATAAAATTAATCCTGCGCCTACTATCCTGATCATTTCTGACCCCCCATTTAGATATTTACAGTTAATTTTTTGTTTTCATTAGAGCTTTGTTTTAAAACATTTTTATTATCTCTAATTGTTTCAATTGTTCCAGGTCCTCGTCTCCGGCTTAAAATCACCAATTTTTCAATAGCACCATCATGTAAAAGTTCTGGGATTCCTGGTCTTTTTAACAGAGTTTCATAGCTATCACCGTGTATAGACAATAATAGCTTTACTCCGGAATTCATAGCTTCTTTAACAGCATTTATATCTTCTTTTGTTCCAATTTCGTCGGTTACAATAATTTCTGGTGACATAGCTCTTACAGCCATCATCATGCCTTTTGCCTTGGGACAGCCATCTAACACATCAGTTCGTAACCCAATTTCTTTCTGGGGAATCCCTCGAACTGATCCACTTATTTCGGATCTTTCATCTATTAACGTAATCTTAAATGTCCTATCAAAACTCTTGTTTCCAGTACTTAACAGTCTAGTTAAATCTCGTAGAATAGTGGTTTTACCACATCCAGGAGGACCTATTAATAAAGTGTTAAGAAAACTATTTATTCTCTTGTCTATTAACTTATCAACTAGTTTTTTACCGGCTCCTTTTATTTCCCTGGCAATTCTAAAATTTATTCCAGAGACATCACGGATGGTTTGTATTTCACCACTTTTTAAATATGTTCTCCCAACTATGCCTACTCTGTGACCTCCTGTTACAGTTATAAAGCCCCTGTTGATCTCGTGTTGATATGAATATACAGAGTTTTCACTAATTAGACTCATTACTTTTTGTAAATCATTTAGCTCTACTTGATAATTTAAAATTTCATCCTTATCTGAAAAAACCAGCATAGCTGGTCTATTAGCTCGTAAGCGAATTTCTTCCAATTTGCATTGTTGAGAAGATCCCTTTAGATAATTTTTAATTTTCTCTTGTAATTGAGCTGGAAAATATTTTTCTAAAAGCTTAGTAAACCATTCTTCCAAAATAGACTCCTCCTTTCTGTTTATAACTATTTAGCTAGTCCTACATTTATGCAATCGAGTAGGAGGTAGATAATTATTTTATCTACCGACCTCTCACACCACCGAGCAAACCGTTCGGTACACGGCGGTTCCTAGTTTACGCTTTAACTTGTCGATAATATTCCGAAAAGAATAGGAAACCAAATCCTTTGATTACATCATTTCCAAGGGATTTGGATAAGACGGGGCTATTGGAAATTCTCCAGTAGCCCTTTCTTGTGTTTGCATATTCCCATGCTTTGTATT encodes the following:
- the spoIIIAE gene encoding stage III sporulation protein AE translates to MNFKKFRQRKIILLLIILYILLVPSPISGDTGGETTAEEQMEDELDQIMDQPEIDQLRDHWEELDQEMSEYIPDLSFRDLFYMIVGEEEGFSLAQVFSGLLQFFLHEVIVNFRLLGKVIVLTVIAALLTALQGAFANEKVARLAHTVIYFAVVIIALQSFYLAVDIGREAVSSMVDIILAMVPLLLTLLASMGAVTTVAIFHPISIFLINTFSTLINNVIFPLLLFSAVLSVISHLNPKFKVSSLAGLFQNISITAIGFFLTIFIGIMGLQGVGGAVADGISIRAAKFLTGSFIPVIGKALSDAVETVMGASLVLTNSVTMAGAIILFFVTIFPALKILALVFVYKLAASLLEPLGETSIPESLGTMSKCLTWVFAGVATVSIMFFIAMAAIVGAANVSMMIRG
- the spoIIIAD gene encoding stage III sporulation protein AD, giving the protein MDIVQIVGFGFIATVLIVILRQQRKELAILLSMGAGIMIFLKVIEPLHSILTVLEELTVQANLDLAYMDTLLKIVGIAYITEFGAQVCNDAGEGTIAKKIELAGKIAIMLLAVPLVLMILETVLTLLPS
- the spoIIIAC gene encoding stage III sporulation protein AC, with protein sequence MYELDIDLLFKIAGVGMILAVLNPVLNILDRQEVTTYVNLAGVIIVLFMIIQLLADLFETVRQVFGVY
- a CDS encoding stage III sporulation protein AB, which translates into the protein MIRIVGAGLILFSTMALGNQVAHKYKMRPKLLRQLEVLLEMTGSEINYAAVPLPELLSKIGRRFPKGAGKIFHRVNEHLKHNGVTPEEAFYKTKQQLQHELSINEEDWQVLENFASYLGKSDSGEQLKQVELCLSHIRANQKIAMEDQRKNERMWRYLGVLAGLMLVILIW
- the spoIIIAA gene encoding stage III sporulation protein AA, with protein sequence MEEWFTKLLEKYFPAQLQEKIKNYLKGSSQQCKLEEIRLRANRPAMLVFSDKDEILNYQVELNDLQKVMSLISENSVYSYQHEINRGFITVTGGHRVGIVGRTYLKSGEIQTIRDVSGINFRIAREIKGAGKKLVDKLIDKRINSFLNTLLIGPPGCGKTTILRDLTRLLSTGNKSFDRTFKITLIDERSEISGSVRGIPQKEIGLRTDVLDGCPKAKGMMMAVRAMSPEIIVTDEIGTKEDINAVKEAMNSGVKLLLSIHGDSYETLLKRPGIPELLHDGAIEKLVILSRRRGPGTIETIRDNKNVLKQSSNENKKLTVNI